The genomic interval TGCCCGGCAAGGCAATCCTCGCAGGATTGGGAGTCACTCTGGCAGTGGGCGCGGCCAGTGGCGTGATTCCTGCGATTGGCGCAATGCGGCTGCGCGTGGTTGACGCACTACGGAGGGTATGACATGGCGATTCCTGTTGTTTACAACTTGCGCAGCGTAAAAGAACGCTGGACTTCCGCCGTGGTCGCCGTGCTGGGTATCGCCGGAACTGTTGGCGTTTTCATTGCCATGTTGTCACTGGCATTTGGTTTCAAGGCGACTCTGGTTTCTTCCGGCTCCAGTGACAATGCGATGGTGCGGCGCGCGGGCTCGACATCAGAGATGGACAGCAGCATTTCTCTTGACCAAATCAAGATCATGGAAGACTTTCCCGGCGTGGCCCACGCGAACGGCAGTCCGCTGGTGACGCCGGAGGTGGTCGTGATCGCGCCATTTCCTTTGCGGTCGACTGGAACGGATGCCAATGTGCAGGTGCGCGGCGTCTCGCCCCGTGCGTTGGAAGTCCGCAGCAAGATCAAAATGCTGGAAGGCCGTTTTTATCAGCCGGGCCTGGCTGAGTTGGTCGTTGGACGGAACGTGGATAAAACTTACGCCGGGCTCAGCATGGGCGATTCAGTAAAATTTGGCGGTGGAACCTGGCGCGTAGTTGGAGTATTTGACGCAGGCGGTTCTGCATTTGATTCTGAAGTGTGGTGCGACGCCCATGTGCTCAACCAGATTTATCACCGCCCGGAAAATATCTATCAATCGCTCACCGTGCATCTGGATTCGCCAAGCTCTCTGCAGCAATTCAAAGACGCAGCCACTGCCGATCCCAGACTCACGGTCGACGTAAGCCCGGAGATTGAGTATTACGCCAAACAATCACGGACTTTGACCACGCTTATCGTCGTCCTTGGTGGGATCGTTGCCGTTGTGATGGGAATTGGCGCGGTGTTTGGAGCTTTGAATACCATGTATTCCGCCGTGGCCGAGCGATCCCGTGAGATTGCCACTCTGCGCGCGCTGGGCTTTGGCGCAGGCAGCGTGGTTTTCTCTTTCATGATTGAAGCGCTGCTCATTTCGCTCGTGGGCGGATTGCTGGGCGCCGTAGCAGTGCTGCCATTGAATGGATTGACGACCGGCGCAATGAACTGGCAGACCTTCTCTCATCTGGCCTTTGCCTTTCGCATAACCCCGTTTCTGCTGGGATTGGGATTGCTTTTTGCTCTTGTTATGGGAATCCTTGGCGGATTCTTCCCATCGCTTCGCGCGGCCCGACGTCCCGTGGCTCCGGCGTTGCGCGCGATGTAGCGCAATCATCGCTCAGCAATCGCGCACATGATCGAGACAAAAGACTGCCGCATCCTGAAAAGATGCGGCAGTGTTATTCAGGATGAATTAAGCCTTACCAAACGTGGCAGGCGTTAGCACTGACCATTTTCTGGCCGGCTTTGCAGCCAAATGCTTTGGCAAAGTCCGGACTGTTTTGCAGAGTGCCATTTGTGCGGTACTGGCCTGGGGAATGCGGATCGGTCCTGGCCAGCAGCCGCGAGCTTTCTGGCGTGGCGTTCTGGCACCAGACCTGGGCAAAGCCTACAAAGAAACGTTGCTCTGCCGTGAATCCGTCCTTAGTCATCGCTACTTTGGGATTCATCTCCATGTCTTTATGCAGTGCTGCCAGCGCGATGCGCAGCCCGCCGTTGTCAGCCGTGTTTTCACCCAGCGTCAACCGGCCGTTGAGATGGACATCATCCACCGCGACAAACGAGCTGTATTCATCGGCAATGCAGCCGGTGCGCTTGTCGAACTCGTCGCGGTCCGCCTGTGTCCACCAGTTTTTAAGGTTGCCTTCCGCATCGAACTTGCTGCCCTGGTCGTCAAAGCCGTGCGTAAGTTCATGGCCAATCACCACGCCAATGCCGCCAAAATTCACGGCGTCATCCGCGTCTTTATCGAAGAATGGCGGCTGCAAAATGCCGGCCGGGAAGTTGATGTCATTGTTCGCGGCGCTGTAATAGGCGTTCACCGTGGGAGGAGTCATGCCCCACTCTTTCTTATCCAGCGGCTTGCCGATCTTATTGAGGTTGCGTTTGATTTCAAATGCTCGTGCTCTCTGAACGTTGCCGACCAAATCACCGCGCACAATCTTCACGGAGCTATAGTCGCGCCATGTGTCCGGATAGCCAATTTTGTTGGTAATGGCGTGCAGTTTTACCAGCGCTTGCTTCTTGGTTTCCGGCGTCATCCAGTCCAGGCCTTGAATATCCTGGCCCAGCGATTCTTCCAGCGCGTTCACCATTTTCAACATGCGCTGTTTGCCGTCGGGGCCGAAAGTTTCCGCAACATAGGGCTGGCCCAGCGCTTCACCCAGCAGTCCGTCAGTCATCTGGACGCAACGTTTCCAGCGCGGCTGCAATTCTTTTTGACCGTTCAGGTATTGCCCATAGAAGGCAAAGTTCTCGCGGACAAATGGATCAGACAATGTCGGCGCGGCCGCTCTTACCGTATGCCAGCGCAGATAAGTCTTCCAGTCCGCAATCGGAATTGATTCCACAACAGGACTGATTTTCTGGAAGAAGTCCGGCGGCACCACATTGACTTCAGTGAAGCTTGGCGCGCCGCTTGAGGCAAAGAAACGGTTGAACTTGAAATTAGGGGCAAGCGTCTCAAGTTCCGTGACCTTCATTTTGTGGTCGCGGTTCTTAGGATCGCGCATCTGCACGCGCTTTAGAGCGGCGTCGGCCAGTTTGGTTTCGATGTCCATAACGGCCTGGGCCTCTTTTTTTGCCGCCGCTTCATCATCGCCCAGCAGTACAAACATCTTGGCCACGTGCTCCAGATATTTTTCCCGTGTTTCCTGGGATTTGGCGTCGGTATCGGAGTAGTAATCGCGATCAGGAAGGCCGAGCCCGCCCTGGGACACGTTGGCAATCTCCATGCTGGCATTGTGCAGATCAGGTGCGGCGCCAAAGCCAAACAACGCCTGCACGCCCATAGAATGAAGATAAGCAATGGTTTCAACCAACTGGTCTTGATTGGTGATGGCGGCGATCCGGTCAAATTCCGGCTTTAACGGAGCGCTGCCGTTTTTGTTGACTGTGGTTTCATCCATGCAGGATTCATACATGTCGCCAATTTTCTGCTGCACGGGCGTACGCTTGGGATTGTTGGCGGAATCCTTCTGCAGGATGTCGTGCAGGAACTGGCGATTGTAGTCGAGCAGTTCGTTGAAGCGGCCCCAGCGCGCCTGGTCAGGGGGGATGGGATTATTCTTGCGCCAGTTGCCGCACGCATACTGATAGAAGTCCTGGCATGGGTCAACGCTCTTGTCCATGGCATTCAGGTCAAAAGACTTTGGCCGCGGGACTGTCTTTTCAGCGTTTTCGTTCTTTTGTACGGAAGCCGCGGCAGCCGGCGATAAAGGTTTTTTCGTCGGAGCGCTGCCGGTTTGCGCACCGGCGGTCATTCCCATCAGGACAATACACGATAAGACTCGTTTCCAAAGCATAGATACCCTCGAATTGAATTTCATAAAACTGGAAAGTCTATGCCCATTTGCCAAAGCTGTACAGCAGAAGCTTTTGGCCCGGGGTGGAGGCTTTATTTTGCGGCACAGTTGTGGCCGGAATTAACTGTTGCGTGTAAAACGGCATTGCTGCACTATTAAAATCGCAAAACTCCAATACCTTATCCACAGTCGGCCTTCCTTTGACTAACACGTCCCACGACGAGAGCGCACCGCGCGGCGTACCTTCCGCGGACGACTCCGAATTGGTCATTCAAAGCGCCTCTCTGCAGCGCGTGATGAAGCTTGCGGAAAAAGTGGCTCGCCATCCCGCTGCCGTGCTCATTGTGGGTGAGACCGGCTCGGGCAAAGAGATGGTTGCGCGCACCATCCACACGCATTCCCTGCGCTGCAACCAGCCGCTGGTGGATGTTAACTGCGCCGCCATCCCGGAAAACCTGGTTGAGAGCGAACTTTTTGGATATGAAAAAGGGGCCTTTAGCGGCGCGGATGCCATGAAGCCCGGCTTGTTCGAGATGGCCAACAAGGGAACTCTCTTCCTCGATGAAATCGGCGACTTGGATTTAAAGATCCAGGTAAAGCTCTTGCGCGTGCTCGATGGCGTGCCTTACTACCGCCTGGGCGGCAACAAGAAAGTCAGCGTTGATGTGCGTGTCGTGGCGGCCACCAACCAGCATCTTGAAGACCTGGTAAAAGCCGGACGCTTCCGCAGCGATCTCTATCACCGGCTGGCCCAGTTCAAACTTGAAGTTCCGCCGCTGCGTGAGCGTCCGGAAGACATAGTGGGAATTGCCGAACAGGTGTTACACCAGCACTATCCGGAATCCCGCTTCAGCCGCGACGCGGTGGACGCGCTCACCAGCTATGCGTGGCCGGGCAACGTGCGCGAACTCAAAAACGTGGTCTTTGGGGCCGTCTTGCAGGCCCACGACGCACAATCTGAAATCACCGCTGCAGACCTGCGTTTCCCTGATTCAGTCAGTTCACGCCGCCGCCCTGCCCCCACAGATTCCGATCTGGATCAGGTGGAAAAACGCGCCATCCTGCATGCCCTGGAAGATAGCGGTGGCAACCAGGGAAGGGCCGCGGAAGCCCTTGGCATTTCACGGCGCACATTGATTCGCAAGCTCAAGATTTACCGCGAGGCTGGCCTGGAAGATTCTTCCGGCAGCCTGAGCCTTAGCCAGCAGCGTTATTACCGTGCTCAACTCGAGCTCCCTATCGAAATGAAATATGCGAGCGAACAATTTGACGCCGTCTTGCTTAACATCAGCGCCGGCGGAGCTG from Terriglobia bacterium carries:
- a CDS encoding ABC transporter permease, translated to MAIPVVYNLRSVKERWTSAVVAVLGIAGTVGVFIAMLSLAFGFKATLVSSGSSDNAMVRRAGSTSEMDSSISLDQIKIMEDFPGVAHANGSPLVTPEVVVIAPFPLRSTGTDANVQVRGVSPRALEVRSKIKMLEGRFYQPGLAELVVGRNVDKTYAGLSMGDSVKFGGGTWRVVGVFDAGGSAFDSEVWCDAHVLNQIYHRPENIYQSLTVHLDSPSSLQQFKDAATADPRLTVDVSPEIEYYAKQSRTLTTLIVVLGGIVAVVMGIGAVFGALNTMYSAVAERSREIATLRALGFGAGSVVFSFMIEALLISLVGGLLGAVAVLPLNGLTTGAMNWQTFSHLAFAFRITPFLLGLGLLFALVMGILGGFFPSLRAARRPVAPALRAM
- a CDS encoding M13 family metallopeptidase, which gives rise to MLWKRVLSCIVLMGMTAGAQTGSAPTKKPLSPAAAASVQKNENAEKTVPRPKSFDLNAMDKSVDPCQDFYQYACGNWRKNNPIPPDQARWGRFNELLDYNRQFLHDILQKDSANNPKRTPVQQKIGDMYESCMDETTVNKNGSAPLKPEFDRIAAITNQDQLVETIAYLHSMGVQALFGFGAAPDLHNASMEIANVSQGGLGLPDRDYYSDTDAKSQETREKYLEHVAKMFVLLGDDEAAAKKEAQAVMDIETKLADAALKRVQMRDPKNRDHKMKVTELETLAPNFKFNRFFASSGAPSFTEVNVVPPDFFQKISPVVESIPIADWKTYLRWHTVRAAAPTLSDPFVRENFAFYGQYLNGQKELQPRWKRCVQMTDGLLGEALGQPYVAETFGPDGKQRMLKMVNALEESLGQDIQGLDWMTPETKKQALVKLHAITNKIGYPDTWRDYSSVKIVRGDLVGNVQRARAFEIKRNLNKIGKPLDKKEWGMTPPTVNAYYSAANNDINFPAGILQPPFFDKDADDAVNFGGIGVVIGHELTHGFDDQGSKFDAEGNLKNWWTQADRDEFDKRTGCIADEYSSFVAVDDVHLNGRLTLGENTADNGGLRIALAALHKDMEMNPKVAMTKDGFTAEQRFFVGFAQVWCQNATPESSRLLARTDPHSPGQYRTNGTLQNSPDFAKAFGCKAGQKMVSANACHVW
- a CDS encoding sigma 54-interacting transcriptional regulator, producing MTNTSHDESAPRGVPSADDSELVIQSASLQRVMKLAEKVARHPAAVLIVGETGSGKEMVARTIHTHSLRCNQPLVDVNCAAIPENLVESELFGYEKGAFSGADAMKPGLFEMANKGTLFLDEIGDLDLKIQVKLLRVLDGVPYYRLGGNKKVSVDVRVVAATNQHLEDLVKAGRFRSDLYHRLAQFKLEVPPLRERPEDIVGIAEQVLHQHYPESRFSRDAVDALTSYAWPGNVRELKNVVFGAVLQAHDAQSEITAADLRFPDSVSSRRRPAPTDSDLDQVEKRAILHALEDSGGNQGRAAEALGISRRTLIRKLKIYREAGLEDSSGSLSLSQQRYYRAQLELPIEMKYASEQFDAVLLNISAGGAGIRTEKPLKSGAPVALVFTIPGSNNQVPVELPGRITWANKSGQYGIQFSEIPPSLRTSLQRWLRTEMKKDGWDVESGE